From the Chloroflexota bacterium genome, one window contains:
- a CDS encoding CGNR zinc finger domain-containing protein, with translation MHAMDPIRHSHDLDIDAALDFIDTAALERGLLVDHLETAGDAIDWLQDHRLVHGPIDPELAALKADGPAGDAALRRVRSVREALREVVRAAVERGFADPRALDEVNRALAARQRLVLVSGDGDLVLGHRHDGDPLDDVLGRIAERVARVVTGHDAERLRICANDTCRWVFFDSSPTHRRRWCEMASCGNRAKAARHRARLRATGTALAAPASR, from the coding sequence ATGCACGCGATGGACCCGATCCGTCACAGCCATGACCTTGACATCGATGCCGCCCTCGACTTCATCGACACCGCCGCCCTCGAGCGCGGGCTGCTCGTCGATCACCTCGAGACGGCCGGCGACGCGATCGATTGGTTGCAGGACCACCGCCTGGTGCACGGCCCGATCGATCCCGAACTTGCGGCGCTCAAGGCAGATGGACCCGCAGGTGACGCCGCCCTCCGCCGGGTGCGCTCCGTGCGGGAGGCACTGCGCGAGGTGGTCCGGGCGGCGGTCGAGCGTGGGTTCGCCGACCCGCGGGCGCTCGACGAGGTCAATCGGGCGCTCGCCGCCCGGCAGCGGCTCGTCCTCGTGAGCGGGGATGGCGATCTCGTCCTGGGCCATCGACACGACGGGGACCCGCTCGACGATGTCCTCGGCCGGATCGCGGAGCGGGTCGCCCGGGTGGTGACCGGCCACGACGCGGAGCGGCTCCGGATCTGCGCGAACGACACGTGCCGCTGGGTCTTCTTCGACTCGTCACCGACGCATCGGCGCCGCTGGTGCGAGATGGCGTCGTGCGGCAACCGGGCCAAGGCGGCCCGACATCGGGCCCGCCTCAGGGCGACCGGGACCGCGCTAGCCGCGCCGGCTTCGCGCTAG
- a CDS encoding LLM class flavin-dependent oxidoreductase, whose translation MNDVKLGALCWNQYTDWPSLLQAGVRAERLGYDGLWTWDHVYPIVGSADGPMFEGWLTIAAWAAATSRATVGLMVGANTFREPSLVAKMATTLDHISGGRAVLGIGAAWFETEHTAFGFRFGSGAPERLRWLGEALPIIRGMLDGTAPSGAGVRYHAREVKNDPPPVQRQLPLLVGGGGERVTLRLVARYADANNLGGGFETVKRKDAILREHCEAVGRDHTEIERTTGLGTVVIRDSRAEAQRVQAAIMARNGGARVWAHQPVGTPEDVVEMLAPYASIGYRHLIAGFPAPYDEESMTRFATEVRPKLAALG comes from the coding sequence ATGAACGACGTGAAGCTTGGCGCACTTTGCTGGAACCAGTACACGGACTGGCCTTCCCTGCTACAGGCCGGCGTCCGGGCCGAGCGGCTCGGCTATGACGGCCTCTGGACATGGGACCACGTCTATCCGATCGTCGGCTCGGCGGACGGCCCGATGTTCGAGGGCTGGCTGACGATCGCCGCCTGGGCGGCCGCCACGAGCCGGGCGACGGTGGGCCTCATGGTCGGCGCGAACACGTTCCGCGAGCCGTCGCTCGTCGCGAAGATGGCGACGACGCTCGACCATATCAGCGGTGGCCGAGCGGTCCTCGGGATCGGCGCCGCGTGGTTCGAGACGGAGCACACCGCGTTCGGCTTCCGGTTCGGGTCAGGAGCTCCGGAGCGGCTCCGCTGGCTCGGCGAGGCGCTGCCGATCATCCGGGGCATGCTCGACGGGACGGCGCCGAGCGGCGCCGGCGTGCGGTACCACGCTCGCGAGGTGAAGAACGATCCGCCGCCGGTCCAGCGCCAGCTGCCGCTCCTCGTGGGCGGCGGCGGCGAGCGGGTGACGCTGCGGCTCGTCGCCCGCTACGCGGACGCGAACAACCTCGGTGGCGGTTTCGAGACGGTGAAGCGCAAGGACGCGATCCTCCGCGAGCACTGCGAGGCCGTCGGGCGCGATCACACGGAGATCGAACGGACGACCGGGCTCGGCACCGTCGTCATCCGCGATTCGCGGGCCGAGGCGCAGCGCGTCCAGGCCGCGATCATGGCGCGCAACGGCGGTGCCCGGGTCTGGGCGCATCAGCCGGTTGGCACGCCGGAGGACGTGGTCGAGATGCTCGCCCCCTACGCGAGCATCGGCTATCGCCACCTCATCGCCGGGTTCCCCGCGCCGTACGACGAGGAATCGATGACCCGGTTCGCGACGGAGGTCCGACCGAAGCTCGCGGCGCTCGGCTGA
- a CDS encoding ABC transporter ATP-binding protein: MSIRDGPGGGMRGGGLMRSFRRDASVTAQKLSPGIFRRILRFAAPYRRMLLVFLVLIVVGALMDAATPLIYRGIIDDGILPRNTGLVVELAVALAGLALADAALSLWQRWISAQIGEGLIFDMRTQVFAHFQRMPIAFFTRTQTGALVSRLNNDVMDAQRAFTDTFSSVVGNVVGVAITLVAMALLSWQITLVALALLPVIVLPARWVGRRIQAITRESYNLNATMTSTMVERFNVAGALLVKLFGQPEREIRSFEEKAGRVRDIGVTRALYTRVFSAALIFTAALATALVYGWGGVLAATGTLQIGTLVALTAYLNRLYGPLTALSNVQVDIMTALISFDRVFEVLDLEPAVAEKAAAVAIPQGPATIEFDHVDFSYPRPEEVSLASLESVAVLGQAPSQQVLFDVSFTVQPGQLVALVGPSGAGKTTISHLIPRLYDVRSGAVRINGVDVRDATLDSIQRIVGMVTQDAHMLHDTIRANLLFAKPGASDEELVEALQAAQILPLIESLPEGLDTLVGDRGYRLSGGEKQRLAIARLLLKAPDVVVLDEATAHLDSESEMAVQLALKTALVGRTSIVIAHRLSTVREADQILVISEGRVVEWGTHADLLAADGLYAELYRTQFERQAAAGTQETAESLPAASELSFSGREG; this comes from the coding sequence ATGAGCATCCGAGACGGGCCAGGCGGGGGGATGAGGGGTGGGGGGCTGATGCGCTCCTTCCGCCGCGACGCCTCGGTCACCGCCCAGAAGCTCTCGCCGGGCATCTTCCGGCGGATCCTGCGGTTCGCGGCCCCCTACCGGCGGATGCTGCTCGTGTTCCTGGTACTGATCGTCGTGGGCGCGCTGATGGATGCGGCGACTCCGCTCATCTACCGCGGCATCATCGACGACGGCATCCTGCCCAGGAACACCGGGCTCGTCGTTGAGCTGGCCGTCGCCCTGGCCGGCCTGGCACTGGCCGACGCCGCCCTTTCCCTGTGGCAGCGGTGGATCTCCGCGCAGATCGGCGAGGGGCTCATCTTCGATATGCGGACGCAGGTGTTCGCGCACTTCCAGCGCATGCCGATTGCCTTCTTCACGCGCACCCAGACCGGAGCCCTGGTCAGCCGCCTCAACAACGACGTGATGGACGCGCAGCGGGCATTCACCGACACCTTCTCCTCGGTGGTCGGCAACGTGGTCGGCGTGGCGATCACGCTCGTGGCGATGGCCCTCCTGTCCTGGCAGATCACCCTCGTCGCACTCGCTCTCCTCCCGGTCATCGTCCTGCCCGCCCGCTGGGTGGGCAGGCGCATTCAGGCGATCACGCGGGAGAGCTACAACCTCAACGCCACGATGACCTCCACGATGGTCGAACGCTTCAACGTGGCGGGAGCGCTGCTCGTGAAGCTCTTCGGTCAACCTGAGCGTGAGATCCGGAGCTTCGAGGAGAAGGCCGGCAGGGTGCGCGATATCGGGGTCACGCGGGCTCTGTACACGCGGGTCTTCAGTGCGGCGCTCATCTTCACGGCTGCGCTGGCGACGGCGCTCGTGTACGGGTGGGGCGGGGTCCTCGCGGCCACAGGCACCCTCCAGATCGGTACTCTCGTGGCCCTGACGGCCTATTTGAACCGTCTGTACGGTCCCCTCACGGCACTTTCGAATGTGCAGGTCGACATCATGACTGCCCTGATCTCCTTCGACCGCGTCTTCGAGGTGCTGGATCTGGAGCCCGCGGTCGCCGAGAAGGCGGCCGCGGTCGCCATCCCGCAAGGACCCGCGACGATCGAATTCGACCACGTCGACTTCAGCTACCCGAGGCCCGAGGAGGTGTCGCTGGCATCTCTCGAGTCGGTCGCGGTCCTCGGCCAGGCCCCTTCCCAGCAGGTGCTCTTCGACGTGTCGTTCACGGTCCAACCCGGCCAGCTGGTGGCGTTGGTCGGTCCGTCCGGAGCGGGCAAGACCACGATCAGCCATCTCATCCCCCGGCTCTACGACGTGCGTTCGGGCGCGGTCCGCATCAATGGCGTCGACGTGCGTGACGCCACCCTCGACTCGATCCAGCGCATCGTCGGCATGGTCACCCAGGACGCTCACATGCTCCATGACACGATCCGGGCCAACCTGCTCTTTGCGAAGCCCGGCGCCTCGGACGAGGAGCTCGTCGAGGCCTTGCAGGCCGCCCAGATCCTGCCTTTGATCGAGTCACTGCCGGAGGGCCTCGACACCCTCGTCGGTGACCGCGGATACCGGCTCTCGGGAGGCGAGAAGCAGCGGCTGGCCATCGCCCGCCTCCTGCTCAAGGCACCCGATGTTGTGGTGCTCGACGAGGCCACGGCGCACCTCGACTCGGAGTCGGAGATGGCGGTGCAGCTGGCCCTCAAGACCGCCCTTGTCGGGCGAACGTCGATCGTCATCGCGCACCGACTTTCGACCGTGCGCGAGGCGGACCAGATCCTCGTCATCTCCGAGGGACGGGTTGTCGAGTGGGGCACGCATGCCGACCTTCTCGCCGCGGACGGCCTCTACGCCGAGCTCTATCGGACCCAGTTCGAGCGCCAGGCCGCTGCCGGGACGCAGGAGACAGCCGAGTCGCTGCCGGCAGCGAGCGAGCTGTCGTTCTCCGGACGGGAGGGATAA
- a CDS encoding carotenoid biosynthesis protein, translated as MLRRLLAGLVALPVILGGLNSLILILLVFSLWHASVALGGRLTPAFFAITTVTSWIFEEIGVVTGLVYGPYHYTSTLGPWLGSVPVLIPLAWFMMVYPSYVVANLIVDGWPVGTPGGRGHLVRLALVGALVMTAWDLVVDPILSGPTVGAWVWERGGPYYGVPVQNYLGWIVTTFTVYLLYRSVERRWTLAGRAALPGSKRDPVLADAAMMLANLLSGAAPAAIAAIVVIAPVAMGMPVVAVLVRPGESEGRGHPPGSIAGALSGRSSARQINRAGGGGNATPRVVRVVPPLVG; from the coding sequence ATGCTGCGGCGGCTGCTGGCGGGACTGGTCGCGCTGCCGGTGATCCTGGGCGGCCTGAACAGCCTGATCCTCATCCTCCTGGTCTTCAGCCTGTGGCATGCGTCAGTCGCGCTGGGCGGACGGCTCACCCCGGCCTTCTTCGCGATCACAACGGTCACGTCCTGGATCTTCGAGGAGATCGGCGTCGTCACGGGGCTCGTCTACGGCCCGTACCACTACACCTCGACCCTTGGCCCGTGGCTCGGCTCGGTCCCGGTCCTCATCCCACTGGCCTGGTTCATGATGGTCTACCCGAGTTACGTGGTGGCCAACCTGATCGTGGACGGATGGCCGGTCGGCACGCCCGGGGGCCGCGGCCACCTCGTCCGTCTGGCCCTCGTCGGCGCCCTCGTGATGACAGCCTGGGATCTCGTGGTCGATCCCATCCTCTCCGGTCCGACCGTTGGCGCCTGGGTGTGGGAGCGCGGTGGTCCCTACTACGGGGTCCCGGTCCAGAACTACCTCGGCTGGATCGTGACCACCTTCACCGTCTATCTCCTGTACCGCTCGGTGGAGCGACGCTGGACGCTGGCCGGTCGGGCCGCTCTCCCTGGGTCCAAGCGGGATCCCGTCCTCGCCGACGCGGCGATGATGCTCGCGAACCTCTTGTCGGGCGCCGCTCCGGCGGCGATCGCGGCGATCGTGGTGATCGCACCCGTCGCTATGGGGATGCCGGTCGTGGCCGTATTGGTTCGCCCTGGTGAGTCCGAAGGGCGGGGCCACCCGCCAGGCAGCATCGCGGGTGCCCTGAGCGGTCGCTCCTCGGCTCGCCAAATCAATCGCGCGGGAGGCGGGGGCAACGCAACACCACGGGTGGTTCGTGTGGTACCGCCGCTCGTCGGGTAG